The Comamonas testosteroni genome contains the following window.
AGCACGCCCGCACGCCACTCACAAAGGCAGTTTTGGCGATGTGGCCGTGCTCGGCGGCGAAGGCCTGGGCTTGCGCGGCCTGTCGATGACGGGCGCAGCCTGGCTGGCGGCTCTGGCCGCACTGCACGCCGGCGCCGGCCGCGTCATGCTGGCCTTGCTGGACGAGCAATCACCGCAAGGCATTGCGCCCTGGCCGGAAATCATGTTGCGCCGGCCCGCCGAGCAGGACTGGAGCCAGGCCACTGTGGTCTGCGGCTGCGGTGGCGGCGAAGCCGTGCAGGCCTGGCTGCCCCACATACTGGCACAAGCACCGCAACTGGTGCTGGATGCCGACGCACTCAACGCCGTTGCATCCAGCCCGGCACTGGCACAGCAGCTGAGCCAGCGCGCCTCACTCCAGCAGACCACGATCTTGACCCCCCACCCGCTGGAGGCCGCGCGCCTGCTGCAAACCAGCACCGCTCAAGTACAAGCCAACCGCCTTCAATCCTGCCTGCAGCTTGCCAGCAAATTTCAGTGCACGGTGCTGCTCAAGGGCTCGGGCACGGTTGTTGCCAATCCACAGCAGCAAGTCTGGATCAATGCCAGCGGCAATGCACGCCTGGCCACGGGCGGCACGGGCGATGTGCTGGCCGGATTGATAGCGGCGCTATGGGCACAGGGTCAAAGTGCCGATATGGCTGCGACTCAGGCTGCCTTCCGCCATGGCCATGTTGCAGATTGCTGGCCAGCAGATCTCCCATTCAGCGCCAGCGCACTGGCTCTGCGTCTGGGCAATCAATAAACTGCCCAAAAACAAAGGCCTTGCCATCATCTGGCAAGGCCTTTCAGCTCTTGGCAGGAGAGCAATCAGCGCTCAGTCTTGCGCTTGCTGGTTTTGCTTGCCGGCGCAGCCTTGGCACCTGCCGCAGGCTTGGCAACCACCTTTACGGCTTTGGAAGCCGACTTCGCCACAGACTTCGCTGCGACCTTTGTTGCGGGCTTTGCAACCGACTTTGATTCGGGCTTGACCGCAGCCTTGGCAACGGAGATGGCCGGAGCATCAGGCGCAAGCAGGGCTGCAACCTTTTTCCTGCCTGCCGCCTTGCGGGGCTTGGCTTGCTGCACCGCAGTGACGGACTCCATCACAGGCTCAGGCTTGGGCACGGCGTGCTCTTGTGCGTACTCTGCCTCCAGTGCAGCCAGATTCACGCTTTTCAGCATGGCTTTCTTGGCGGCCTTTCGACCCTGCTTGGCGCGATCGGGCTCGGGGGCAGAAGCAGGACCCGCAGCGGCATTGCGCTGCGCACGATTGGCCTTGGCATCGCGGCGGCTCCACTTGTCGGCATAGCCGCCCGCACTGCGCTCGTCACGCGAATCACGGGCATCACGGCGACCACGCCCCTCATCCTTGGCTTGGCCACGACCGCTGCGTGGTGTTTGCACCAAGCCATCCTCGCCATCGCGAACCAGGCGGAAGTCGATGCGACGTCCATCCAGATCCACGCGACTGACCTGCACCCGCACTCGTGCGCCGATGCCATAGCGGACACCCGAGCGCTCGCCACGCAACTCCTGCCGGGCTTCGTCAAAGCGGAAGTAGTCGCCGCCAAGCTCGGTGATATGCACCAGGCCTTCCACATACATGGCATCCAGTGTCACAAAGACTCCAAAGGTCGTGACCGAGGAAACCGTGCCCGCGAACTCCTCGCCCAGATGCTCGCGCATATATTTGCATTTGAGCCAGGCCTCCACATCGCGGCTGGCCTCGTCGGCGCGGCGCTCATTGGCACTGCAGTGAAGGCCGGCAGCCTCCCATGCCTGGAATTCCTTGGCCGCCGAGCGCTTGCGCGGCTTTTGACCCGGCTCCACCACACGCGAAGAGAGGCGCTTGGCCATCTTTGCTTCGGCTTCACCCGGCGTGGGCAGGCTGGGCAGCTTGTAGTGCGTGCCGTTCAGCTCAGCCTTGATCACGCGATGCACCAGCAAGTCCGGATAACGACGAATCGGGCTGGTGAAATGGGTATAGGCCTCAAAGGCCAGGCCGAAGTGCCCCGAGCCTTCCGGCGTATAGAAGGCCTGCATCATGGAGCGCAGCAGCATGGTGTGAATCTGCTGCGAGTCAGGGCGGTCCTTGGTGGCATTGGCAATCTGCTGAAACTCCTTGGTCGAAGGGTTTTCGCTGATGCTCATGCTCACACCCATGGCCTTGAGGTAGTTGCGCAGGATTTCCTGCTTCTCCAGCGAAGGCTTGTCGTGCACGCGGAACAGTCCAAGCTGCCCGCTCTGGTCGATGAAGTCTGCGCTGCAGACATTCGCCGCCAGCATGGCTTCCTCAATCAGCTTGTGCGCATCGTTGCGGGTGCGCGGCACTATTTTTTCGATGCGACCGTTGTCGTCGCAGACGATCTGCGTCTCGGTCGTCTCGAAGTCCACGGCACCGCGCGCCTCGCGCGCCTTGAGCAGGGACTGGAAGACGCCATACAGATTCAGCAAATCCTGCACGCGATCCTTGCGCTTGGCTGCTTCCGGGCCTCGCGTATTGGCCAGGATTGCCGCCACCTCGGTATAGGTGAAGCGCGCATGGCTGTGCATGACTGCCGGGTAGAACTGATAGGCGTGAATCTCGCCTTGCGCCGTGATCAGCATGTCGCAGACCATGCACAGCCTATCGACGTCAGGGTTCAAGGAGCACAGCCCGTTGCTGAGCTTTTCCGGCAGCATGGGAATCACTCGGCGCGGGAAGTACACGCTGGTGGCGCGATCGTAGGCATCCACATCAATGGCGCTGCCCGTGGTCACATAGTGACTCACGTCGGCAATCGCCACAAGCAGGCGCCATCCCTTGCTGCGCCCCACCTTGGCGGGCTCGCAATACACGGCATCGTCAAAGTCGCGCGCATCTTCGCCGTCAATGGTGACCAGAGGAATATCGGTCAGATCAATGCGGTGCTTGTAGTCTGCAGGTCGGACTTTCTCGGGCAGCGCCTTGGCTTGCTCGAGACAGGCGTCGGAGAAGATATGCGGCACGCCATACTTGCGCACCGCAATCTCGATTTCCATACCTGGGTCATCCACCTCACCCAGCACTTCGACGATGCGGCCCACAGGCTGACCGAACAGCGCCGGCGCCTCCGTCAATTCGACCACCACCACCTGCCCCGGCTTGGCCGCGCCTGTGGCGTTGGAAGGAATCAGAACATCCTGGCCGTAGCGCTTGTCTTCAGGGGCCACGAGCCACACACCGCTTTCTTGCAGAAAGCGACCAATGATGGGCTGGTCCGGACGCTCCACGATCTCCACCACACGGCCTTCGGGGCGACCGCGATGGTCATGACGGGCGATGCGCACCTGGACCTTGTCCTTGTGCAGCACCGCTCGCATTTCATTGGGGGGAAGGTAGATGTCACGCTCACCATCGTCACGGACGACAAAGCCGTGTCCGTCGCGGTGGCCCTGCACAGTGCCCAAAATTTCTTCGTTCATATCGGCAACTTTTGCGCGAGGGTTCATTTTCTTGATATACAATCTATGTCTTTCCTGAGATGCCCAGGTGGCGGAATTGGTAGACGCACTAGTTTCAGGTACTAGCGGGTAAC
Protein-coding sequences here:
- the rnr gene encoding ribonuclease R, which encodes MNPRAKVADMNEEILGTVQGHRDGHGFVVRDDGERDIYLPPNEMRAVLHKDKVQVRIARHDHRGRPEGRVVEIVERPDQPIIGRFLQESGVWLVAPEDKRYGQDVLIPSNATGAAKPGQVVVVELTEAPALFGQPVGRIVEVLGEVDDPGMEIEIAVRKYGVPHIFSDACLEQAKALPEKVRPADYKHRIDLTDIPLVTIDGEDARDFDDAVYCEPAKVGRSKGWRLLVAIADVSHYVTTGSAIDVDAYDRATSVYFPRRVIPMLPEKLSNGLCSLNPDVDRLCMVCDMLITAQGEIHAYQFYPAVMHSHARFTYTEVAAILANTRGPEAAKRKDRVQDLLNLYGVFQSLLKAREARGAVDFETTETQIVCDDNGRIEKIVPRTRNDAHKLIEEAMLAANVCSADFIDQSGQLGLFRVHDKPSLEKQEILRNYLKAMGVSMSISENPSTKEFQQIANATKDRPDSQQIHTMLLRSMMQAFYTPEGSGHFGLAFEAYTHFTSPIRRYPDLLVHRVIKAELNGTHYKLPSLPTPGEAEAKMAKRLSSRVVEPGQKPRKRSAAKEFQAWEAAGLHCSANERRADEASRDVEAWLKCKYMREHLGEEFAGTVSSVTTFGVFVTLDAMYVEGLVHITELGGDYFRFDEARQELRGERSGVRYGIGARVRVQVSRVDLDGRRIDFRLVRDGEDGLVQTPRSGRGQAKDEGRGRRDARDSRDERSAGGYADKWSRRDAKANRAQRNAAAGPASAPEPDRAKQGRKAAKKAMLKSVNLAALEAEYAQEHAVPKPEPVMESVTAVQQAKPRKAAGRKKVAALLAPDAPAISVAKAAVKPESKSVAKPATKVAAKSVAKSASKAVKVVAKPAAGAKAAPASKTSKRKTER